The nucleotide sequence GGTGGCCGGCGCGGTGGTGGTCGGCGCCATCCTGTCCATCTGGGCGTCGACCTATGGCATCAAGCTGCAGCTGGACAACTTCGTGCGGCTGCTTTTCTACTACCTGTTCATGTACGGCGTGGGCTTGCGCGTGGGGCCGTCCTTCATCAACAGCCTGGGGCGCGACAGCCTGGGATTCACCTTCCTGGCGGTACTGGCGCCGGTACTGGGCCTGATCCTGGTGGTGGTGGGCACCAGGCTGGCCGATTTGCCGGTGGGCGCGGCCGGGGGAATCCTGGCCGGCAGCCAGACGATGTCCGCGGCCATAGGCTCGGCCGAGCAGGCCGTCCTGGACGGCGTGGTCGCGCTGCCGCCCGGCATGCCGCCGGAAGCCGCCACGGGCATGATCGCCTTGTCCTACGGTATTACCTACATCTGGGGCACCGTGGGCATCATCCTGATCGTCAAGTACCTGCCGCGCTGGTGGGGCGTCGATGCGCGGGCCGCGGCCAAGAAGTACGAGGACGAGGTCGGCGTGCGCAATGTCGACGAGGCCGGCCTGTCCGGCTATCGCGCGGGCGGCCTGCGCGCCTACCGGCTGGAGAATCCGGCCGCCGCGAACAAGACCATCGCGCAATTCCGCCAGGACAATCCGGAGTACCGCGTGGTCAATGTGTGCCGCGATGGCGAGTCAGTGGGCGCGGAACCGGACCTGGTGCTGCGCCAGGGCGATGTGGTGGCGCTGGGCGGACGGCTGGAGTCCCTGACCGACAAGATGGGCCTGCTGGGACCGGAAGTCCCGGACCAGAAGGCGCTGAGCGTGCCGCTGGACCAGGCGGAGATCCTGGTGACGTCCAAGGATGCGGTGGGCAAGCCGCTGAAATCCTTCCGCACCTCCGACATCGCGGGGCAGGTCCAGCTGACCAAGATCGAGCGCTCGGGCGTGCCCATACCGATAGGCCTGGAAACCACGCTGAAGCGCCGCGACGTGCTGTTCATCACCGGACTGAAGCCGGCGGTGAAGCGGGCAGGGGAGTTGATAGGCATCGTCGCCAGGCCCAGCACGGCCACGGACCTGCTGACCCTGGCGGCAGGCATGATCCTGGGCTTCCTGATCGGCAAGATAGACTTCCCCGCCTTCGGCAGCCGCGTGGGGCTGGGCAATGCCGGCGGCCTGCTGGTGTCGGGCATTATCGTGGCGTCGATCTCGTCGCGGCTGCGGTTCTTCGGCAGTACGCCCAACGCGGCGCGCAATATCCTGGAGGACCTGGGGCTGGTGGTCTTCGTCGCCATCGTGGGCCTGAACGCCGGCTCCACCCTGCTGGAACAACTGACGGGCGCCATTGCCTTGAAGATATTCATCGTCGGCTTTATCGCCTGCACGATACCGCCTTTCGTGGTCTGGGCCATCGGCTATCACCTGCTCAAGACGAATGCGGCGGTGCTGATGGGCGTGACGGCAGGCGCGCGCAGCCATTCCGGGCCCTGCCGGGAGGCCGCCAAGGAAATCGACAGCTCCGTGCCGTGGATGGGTTTTCCCGTGGCATACGCGGTGTCGGGCGTGCTGCTGAC is from Bordetella bronchialis and encodes:
- a CDS encoding aspartate:alanine exchanger family transporter, with protein sequence MEWFFGFLKANPYILLFFTVGLSVWLGRVTIKGYGLGMVAGAVVVGAILSIWASTYGIKLQLDNFVRLLFYYLFMYGVGLRVGPSFINSLGRDSLGFTFLAVLAPVLGLILVVVGTRLADLPVGAAGGILAGSQTMSAAIGSAEQAVLDGVVALPPGMPPEAATGMIALSYGITYIWGTVGIILIVKYLPRWWGVDARAAAKKYEDEVGVRNVDEAGLSGYRAGGLRAYRLENPAAANKTIAQFRQDNPEYRVVNVCRDGESVGAEPDLVLRQGDVVALGGRLESLTDKMGLLGPEVPDQKALSVPLDQAEILVTSKDAVGKPLKSFRTSDIAGQVQLTKIERSGVPIPIGLETTLKRRDVLFITGLKPAVKRAGELIGIVARPSTATDLLTLAAGMILGFLIGKIDFPAFGSRVGLGNAGGLLVSGIIVASISSRLRFFGSTPNAARNILEDLGLVVFVAIVGLNAGSTLLEQLTGAIALKIFIVGFIACTIPPFVVWAIGYHLLKTNAAVLMGVTAGARSHSGPCREAAKEIDSSVPWMGFPVAYAVSGVLLTIFGYFAMLLAH